One stretch of Rosistilla oblonga DNA includes these proteins:
- a CDS encoding response regulator: MISVLVVDDSKFMAKVLQTVLTDIGFDVVGLGSDGDEGVKLFKELSPDVTLLDVTMPNMDGLECLTEIRAHSPEANVIMLSALKDEEIVRKCLEAGAGAFLEKPIRRHCTEDQQRLISAVEKTMGHTV, from the coding sequence ATGATTTCCGTGTTAGTTGTCGATGACAGTAAATTTATGGCCAAGGTGCTGCAGACGGTACTGACGGACATCGGCTTCGACGTCGTCGGCTTGGGAAGCGATGGCGACGAAGGTGTCAAGTTGTTCAAAGAACTCTCGCCCGACGTCACCTTGTTAGATGTCACCATGCCGAACATGGATGGACTGGAGTGCCTGACGGAAATCCGCGCGCACAGCCCCGAGGCGAATGTGATCATGCTGTCGGCATTGAAGGACGAAGAGATCGTTCGCAAATGCTTGGAAGCGGGAGCTGGTGCGTTTTTGGAGAAACCGATCCGCCGCCACTGCACCGAAGATCAGCAGCGTCTAATTTCCGCAGTCGAAAAAACTATGGGGCACACGGTGTGA
- a CDS encoding RNA polymerase sigma factor, whose product MNVQNHSKPADEAVEASDDALIGRALAGEPAAYDSLVRRHAGRLLTMIRAQVGNRDDAEDLMQETLAQAYFKLDTFAGKSSFFTWMYRIAFNLTITKRRKRRLESTHTRTNIETAPTPEDPAVAVDQRMADAEQIARLRSAIERLEPNRRTVLVLRDIDGLDYGEIAEILAIPKGTVRSRLHRARLDLRDLLSRDETIDED is encoded by the coding sequence ATGAACGTCCAGAATCATAGCAAACCGGCGGATGAAGCAGTGGAGGCTTCCGACGACGCCCTGATTGGCAGGGCCTTGGCGGGGGAGCCGGCTGCCTATGATTCATTGGTCCGGCGGCATGCAGGTCGGTTGTTGACGATGATCCGCGCCCAGGTGGGAAACCGCGACGATGCCGAGGATCTGATGCAGGAAACGCTGGCTCAGGCATATTTTAAGTTGGACACATTTGCTGGCAAAAGCAGCTTTTTCACCTGGATGTACCGGATCGCCTTCAATTTAACGATCACCAAGCGGCGGAAACGCAGGCTGGAAAGCACTCACACCCGAACGAACATCGAAACAGCTCCCACGCCCGAAGACCCTGCGGTGGCGGTCGATCAGCGGATGGCCGACGCCGAACAAATCGCTCGCCTGCGATCCGCGATCGAGCGGCTGGAACCCAACCGCCGGACGGTCTTGGTGTTGCGAGACATCGACGGCCTCGATTACGGCGAGATCGCCGAGATATTGGCGATCCCAAAAGGAACAGTCCGCAGCCGTTTGCACCGAGCGCGGCTCGACCTGCGGGATTTGCTATCGCGCGACGAAACGATCGACGAAGATTGA
- a CDS encoding efflux RND transporter permease subunit, whose translation MSAPLPREEAENSTTVQQQLRLRTLAWIVVGMLVATSPVLLYAMLNLHSNTTDMHQWLPEGRPEVQRYQEFIQRFGGDEIVIVSWPGCTFNDPRLPQLADALRDAMAKDPQPIWHSVITGPDAMRELIQGPAKLRPGQAAGRIDRLLIGPDRKTTAALIALTPAGGEHPHRVIDSITQIARQTCDLSRDQLRITGGVYKASVIDHATDRSVQRCILPSALLTLIVVSLLLRSVRLTLVVLVAAVFCAMIGIAMIHFTSNGINAILVAVPTLLYVLTVSGAVHLANYYRDGLHEVGPDQAGFRAVQVGWRPCALASISTAIGMASLVVSDLSPIRHFGIYSALAVVIGFFVLMSVFAATLTLSPCVKSRQPTANMVEVNPWLDLVIAKVLKHHNLLLACGLIGLATAGWGLSRTTTTVDLLKSFRPHSELVRNYRWINDNLGPQGSLEIVLHYAPESTQRTIDRLRQVHVIEQEAMNVDGVAATISALTFAPTLPRPTGMRGIAAQIAYESQFVAARQKIITEGWLADSAGGESWRIHAKVSDIDGRPYAEVINDLRHRIEPLLPPQPNNVRLEFTGGSPLIDEAQDELLGDLTNSFLLAFAILAPVMMLMLRSFWAGLFAMLPNVVPVVTVFGMLGWLQIPIGLGTMLTASVALGIAVDDTLHFLTWYGRAIRQGSSRNEAIRTAFHRCATAMVQTTLICCVGMLVLVPAEFVPTSMFAVMMIILLPTALVGDLILLPALLASRLGSVFFRPSSASPETSLPAAGKRTDGTVKQNVDSPQK comes from the coding sequence GTGAGCGCCCCGCTGCCGCGCGAGGAGGCGGAAAATTCGACGACAGTTCAGCAACAACTGCGACTGCGCACGTTGGCATGGATTGTGGTCGGGATGTTGGTGGCAACCTCGCCGGTGCTGCTGTACGCGATGTTGAATCTGCACAGCAACACCACGGACATGCACCAGTGGTTGCCCGAGGGACGCCCCGAGGTGCAGCGCTACCAAGAATTCATCCAAAGGTTCGGCGGCGACGAGATTGTTATTGTCAGCTGGCCCGGCTGCACCTTCAACGATCCGCGACTACCGCAACTGGCCGATGCCTTGCGCGATGCGATGGCGAAAGATCCGCAACCGATCTGGCACAGCGTGATCACGGGCCCCGACGCGATGCGCGAACTGATTCAAGGTCCCGCCAAGCTGCGGCCGGGGCAAGCGGCCGGGCGAATCGATAGGTTGTTGATCGGTCCCGACCGAAAGACGACAGCTGCGTTGATCGCGCTGACGCCCGCCGGCGGCGAACATCCACATCGAGTGATCGATTCGATCACTCAAATCGCCCGACAAACCTGCGATCTGTCGCGCGATCAATTGCGGATCACCGGCGGAGTCTACAAGGCATCGGTGATCGATCACGCCACCGATCGATCGGTCCAACGCTGCATCCTGCCATCGGCACTGCTGACACTGATCGTCGTTTCGCTCCTGTTGCGAAGCGTGCGGCTGACCCTCGTCGTGCTGGTTGCGGCGGTCTTCTGCGCGATGATTGGTATCGCGATGATCCATTTCACCAGCAATGGGATCAACGCGATCTTGGTCGCCGTCCCCACGCTGCTATATGTATTGACGGTCTCCGGCGCGGTTCACCTTGCGAACTACTACCGCGACGGACTGCACGAAGTCGGCCCCGACCAAGCTGGATTTCGCGCGGTCCAGGTTGGCTGGAGACCTTGCGCGCTCGCTTCGATTTCGACCGCGATCGGGATGGCCAGTCTCGTCGTCTCCGATCTATCGCCGATCCGGCACTTTGGCATCTATTCGGCGCTGGCCGTCGTGATCGGCTTCTTCGTATTGATGTCCGTCTTTGCGGCGACGCTTACGTTAAGCCCCTGCGTGAAGTCGCGACAACCAACAGCCAACATGGTCGAGGTGAATCCTTGGTTGGACCTCGTGATCGCCAAAGTCTTAAAGCATCACAACCTACTGTTAGCCTGTGGGTTGATCGGACTGGCAACCGCCGGGTGGGGATTGAGTCGGACGACGACAACGGTCGACCTATTAAAAAGCTTCCGGCCGCACAGCGAATTGGTCCGCAACTATCGCTGGATCAACGACAACTTAGGACCGCAGGGTTCGCTGGAAATCGTGTTGCACTATGCCCCCGAGTCGACGCAGCGGACGATCGATCGGTTGCGGCAAGTTCACGTCATCGAACAAGAAGCGATGAACGTCGATGGCGTCGCCGCGACAATCTCGGCACTCACCTTCGCACCGACGCTCCCCCGCCCCACCGGGATGCGTGGCATCGCAGCTCAAATTGCTTACGAATCGCAGTTCGTAGCGGCGAGGCAAAAAATCATTACCGAAGGCTGGTTGGCCGATTCCGCCGGCGGCGAATCTTGGCGAATCCACGCGAAGGTCTCCGACATCGATGGGCGGCCCTATGCGGAGGTGATCAACGATTTACGCCACCGAATCGAACCGCTGCTCCCACCCCAGCCCAACAATGTACGGCTGGAATTTACCGGCGGATCGCCACTGATCGACGAAGCGCAGGACGAACTGCTAGGCGACTTAACCAACAGCTTCCTGCTGGCCTTCGCAATTCTTGCCCCCGTGATGATGCTGATGCTACGCAGTTTCTGGGCCGGGCTGTTTGCGATGCTCCCCAACGTAGTCCCCGTCGTGACGGTGTTTGGCATGTTGGGATGGCTGCAGATCCCGATCGGGCTGGGGACGATGCTGACCGCCAGCGTCGCATTGGGAATCGCTGTCGACGACACATTACATTTCCTCACCTGGTATGGCCGCGCGATCCGCCAGGGCAGTTCGCGAAACGAAGCGATCCGCACCGCGTTCCATCGCTGCGCAACCGCGATGGTTCAAACGACGCTGATCTGTTGCGTTGGAATGCTGGTGCTCGTCCCCGCCGAATTTGTTCCGACCAGCATGTTTGCCGTGATGATGATCATCCTGCTGCCCACGGCATTGGTTGGCGATTTGATTCTCTTGCCAGCTCTACTGGCCAGCCGATTAGGCAGCGTCTTCTTCCGACCATCCTCCGCCTCGCCGGAAACCAGCTTGCCCGCCGCAGGAAAACGGACCGACGGAACCGTTAAACAAAATGTTGACTCCCCGCAAAAGTAA
- a CDS encoding sensor histidine kinase, whose translation MNDTKHLSDHAQTYEEIAERVFFEMFGISTLDRSDVIESNSLKTTKNFIVSIYYTGTVFGEYVIAMDESTAQRVIGLEGSLFEQTQDEVREMICDAISETLNTIVGEAIVQLQETHAKLTVTAPRVYFGEIRYPQFRTRSVTMQTQVGEIECYFCLDSMRLDLATSYDEAMESLVEINSKLKAANRHLAEQQAQLVHSEKMASIGILASGVAHEINNPLFFVDTNLNALCEYVHVIESTISDYERLCATLLDCNAPVIGSDGNELSLLDGKAPTSKQHRDIRYVLNDTKVLVSESRDGVIRIKDIVKSLKDFSNLDRGGIVDADLNAIVMNAVKMLQTTLGDTDKIEFQLGELATMACNVGEIAQVCSIVILNAVQATPNDGKVFVSTNGDEDESCLIVNDTGSGISAEDLAQIFDPFFTTKAEGEGTGLGLSIAYGIVRTHGGTINVESELGVGTKVIVRLPNESVQEELDEAECDAFI comes from the coding sequence GTGAACGACACAAAACATCTATCCGACCATGCGCAAACATATGAAGAGATTGCCGAACGCGTCTTCTTCGAGATGTTTGGTATTTCAACGCTCGACCGTTCCGACGTCATCGAATCCAACTCGCTAAAAACGACGAAGAACTTCATCGTTTCGATCTACTACACGGGGACCGTGTTTGGTGAATATGTCATCGCGATGGACGAATCGACGGCGCAGCGAGTTATCGGTTTGGAGGGGTCGCTGTTCGAACAGACGCAGGACGAAGTTCGCGAGATGATCTGCGATGCGATTTCGGAAACGTTGAACACGATCGTCGGCGAAGCGATTGTGCAACTGCAGGAAACGCATGCAAAACTGACCGTCACCGCACCTCGCGTCTACTTCGGTGAGATTCGTTACCCGCAGTTCCGTACGCGCAGCGTCACGATGCAGACTCAGGTGGGCGAAATCGAGTGCTACTTCTGCTTGGATTCGATGCGATTGGACCTCGCTACTTCCTACGATGAAGCGATGGAGAGCTTGGTCGAGATCAACAGCAAATTGAAAGCTGCCAATCGTCATCTGGCAGAACAACAAGCGCAGTTGGTCCATTCCGAGAAGATGGCGTCGATCGGAATCTTGGCCTCGGGCGTAGCCCACGAAATCAATAACCCCTTGTTTTTTGTCGACACCAATTTGAATGCGTTGTGTGAATATGTGCATGTCATCGAATCGACAATCTCCGATTACGAACGGTTGTGCGCAACGCTGTTGGATTGCAATGCGCCGGTGATTGGTTCGGATGGGAATGAGTTGAGTCTTCTCGATGGCAAAGCTCCCACCAGCAAGCAGCACCGCGACATCCGATACGTACTGAACGATACCAAGGTGTTGGTCAGCGAATCGCGTGACGGCGTGATTCGCATCAAAGACATTGTCAAAAGCCTAAAAGACTTTTCGAATCTCGATCGGGGTGGCATCGTCGATGCAGACCTCAACGCGATCGTGATGAACGCTGTCAAAATGCTTCAAACGACGTTGGGCGATACCGACAAGATCGAATTTCAGCTGGGTGAACTAGCAACGATGGCTTGCAACGTCGGCGAGATCGCTCAAGTTTGTTCGATCGTGATTCTCAACGCGGTACAAGCGACGCCCAACGACGGCAAGGTCTTTGTCTCGACCAACGGCGACGAGGACGAATCGTGCCTAATCGTCAACGACACCGGATCGGGCATCTCTGCGGAAGACTTGGCTCAGATCTTCGATCCATTCTTCACGACGAAGGCCGAGGGCGAGGGAACCGGATTGGGATTGTCGATCGCGTACGGCATCGTTCGCACCCACGGCGGTACGATCAACGTCGAAAGCGAACTCGGCGTGGGAACC